The genomic region CGCCGGCTCGGTTCGTGGGCATGCTGCTGCCGGGGCTCGACTGATCGCGCTCGCGACCGCCCGGCCGGTCGTCGGCGTCGTGGATCAACCGTCCGAGCTGAGCCGGCGACGCGCGCGCCTCAGCCCGGCCGCGGCGCGGTGAAGTCGACGCCCCAGACCCGGACCGCGAACACGAAGTCGTCATCGCCGACGGTGGCGAAGTCGTGCGCGCTGCCGGCGGCGGCGATCGCCTCGTCGCCCGGCGCCAGCGCCCCGGCCAGCGAGTCCTGGGCGTGGCCGGCCAGCACGAGGCTGTGCTCCTCGCCGGTGTGGCGGTGCCAGGCGAAGCGCGCGCCGGGGGCCAGCCGCACGAACCCGGTGTCGGCGCCGGCCAGGGACGGCCCCGCGGTGAAGTGGATCAGCGCGCAGCCCGGCTCGGGCCCGGCCGCCCACGCGTCGGCCTGATCGATCAGGCCGAGCAGCT from Myxococcales bacterium harbors:
- a CDS encoding cupin domain-containing protein; its protein translation is MSIRDLLPLYALGALDDDEVRAVDRALATEPALRDELAALELATAELATALPGVAPSPAVRARLLAAAEPAARFERFVARFAALFDVAAARARELLGLIDQADAWAAGPEPGCALIHFTAGPSLAGADTGFVRLAPGARFAWHRHTGEEHSLVLAGHAQDSLAGALAPGDEAIAAAGSAHDFATVGDDDFVFAVRVWGVDFTAPRPG